One window of Cervus canadensis isolate Bull #8, Minnesota chromosome 19, ASM1932006v1, whole genome shotgun sequence genomic DNA carries:
- the GUF1 gene encoding translation factor GUF1, mitochondrial isoform X1 has translation MWTLAGQGWWRGRALAAWVTEAARMGLLGPHLASRAPDRWYSSADRKEKIDMSCFPVENIRNFSIVAHVDHGKSTLADRLLELTGAIAKTKNNKQVLDKLQVERERGITVKAQTASLFYNHEGKQYLLNLIDTPGHVDFSYEVSRSLSACQGVLLVVDANEGIQAQTVANFFLAFEAQLSIIPVINKIDLKNADPERVEKQIEKVFDIPGDECIKISAKLGTNVESVLDAVIKRIPFPKAHCRNPLRALVFDSTFDQYRGVIANVALFDGVVSKGDKIVSAHTQKTYEVNEVGVLNPNEQPTHKLYAGQVGYLIAGMKDVTEAQIGDTLYLHKQPVEPLPGFKSAKPMVFAGVYPIDQSEYNNLKSAIEKLTLNDSSVTVHRDSSLALGAGWRLGFLGLLHMEVFNQRLEQEYHASVILTTPTVPYKAVLSSAKLIKEYREKEITIINPAQFPDKSKVTEYLEPVVLGTIITPDEYTGKIMMLCQARRAVQKNMMFIDQNRVMLKYLFPLNEIVVDFYDSLKSLSSGYASFDYEDAGYQTAELVKMDILLNGNIVEELVTVVHKDKAYSVGKAICERLKDSLPRQLFEIAIQAALGSKIIARETVKAYRKNVLAKCYGGDITRKMKLLKRQAEGKKKLRKVGNVEVPKDAFIKVLKTQTDK, from the exons ATGTGGACGCTTGCAGGTCAGGGTTGGTGGCGCGGACGCGCGCTCGCGGCCTGGGTCACCGAGGCGGCGCGTATGGGGCTGCTCGGGCCGCACCTCGCGTCCAGGGCTCCGGACCGGTGGTACAGCTCTGCAGACCGCAAG GAAAAAATTGATATGTCTTGTTTTCCTGTTGAAAACATTAGAAATTTCAGTATCGTTGCACATGTGGATCATGGCAAAAGTACTTTAGCAGACAGGCTCCTGGAACTAAcag GGGCAAttgctaaaacaaaaaataataaacaagttCTTGATAAATTGCAAGTGGAACGAGAAAGAGGAATCACTGTTAAAGCACAGACAGCATCTCTTTTCTATAACCATGAAGGAAAGCAGTATCTTTTAAATCTTATCGATACACCG gGTCATGTTGATTTTAGTTATGAAGTATCCAGGTCACTCTCTGCTTGCCAAGGTGTTTTACTTGTGGTTGATGCAAATGAG GGTATTCAAGCCCAAACGGTAGCCAACTTCTTTCTTGCCTTTGAAGCACAGCTATCAATAATTCCAGTTATAAACAAG atagaTCTGAAGAATGCTGATCCTGAAAGGGTTGAAAAGCAAATTGAGAAGGTGTTTGATATTCCAGGTGATGAATGTAttaag ATTTCTGCTAAACTTGGAACGAATGTTGAAAGTGTTCTTGATGCAGTCATCAAAAGGATACCCTT tcCTAAAGCACATTGCAGAAATCCCCTGAGAGCTTTGGTATTTGACTCCACCTTTGACCAGTATAGGGGTGTGATTGCCAATGTAGCATTATTTGATGGAGTGGTTTCGAAAGGAGATAAAATTGTATCTGCACACACTCAAAAGACATATGAAGTTAATGAAGTAGGAGTCCTGAATCCTAATGAGCAGCCAACTCATAAACT atatGCAGGACAGGTGGGCTATCTGATTGCTGGGATGAAAGATGTCACTGAAGCACAAATAGGAGATACATTATATTTACATAAACAACCAGTGGAACCCTTGCCTGGGTTTAAATCAGCGAAGCCAATGGTATTTGCAG GAGTGTACCCTATAGACCAATCTGAATATAATAACCTGAAGAGTGCCATAGAAAAACTGACACTAAATGATTCCAGTGTGACGGTTCATCGGGATAGTAGCCTTGCTCTAGGTGCTGGCTGGAG GTTAGGATTTCTTGGACTTTTGCATATGGAAGTTTTCAACCAGCGACTAGAACAGGAATATCATGCTTCTGTTATTTTGACAACCCCTACTGTTCCATATAAGGCTGTTCTTTCATCAGCAAAATTGATAAAG gaatacagagaaaaggaaattacaaTAATCAATCCTGCACAGTTCCCTGATAAGTCAAAAGTAACAGAATATTTGGAGCCAGTTGTTTTGGGCACCATTATCACACCAGATGAATATACTGGGAAAATAATGATGCTTTGCCAG gCTCGAAGAGCAGTTCAGAAGAATATGATGTTTATTGATCAAAATAGAGTAATGCTTAAATATCTCTTCCCTTTGAATGAAATTGTGGTGGATTTTTATGATTCTTTGAAATCTCTGTCTTCAGGATATGCTAG ttttGATTACGAAGATGCAGGCTACCAGACTGCAGAACTTGTAAAAATGGATATTCTACTGAATGGAAATATTGTAGAAGAGCTAGTAACTGTTGTACACAA agATAAAGCATACTCTGTTGGCAAAGCCATATGTGAACGTCTGAAGGATTCTCTTCCTAGGCAGCTGTTTGAGATAGCAATTCAAGCTGCTCTTGGAAGTAAAATCATTGCAAGAGAAAC TGTGAAAGCCTATAGGAAAAATGTTTTGGCAAAATGT tatGGTGGTGATATTACCCGAAAAATGAAGCTTTTGAAGAgacaagcagaaggaaagaaaaaactcagGAAAGTTGGCAATGTTGAAGTTCCAAAAGATGCTTTTATAAAAGTTCTGAAAACACAAACTGATAAATAA
- the GUF1 gene encoding translation factor GUF1, mitochondrial isoform X2, whose translation MSCFPVENIRNFSIVAHVDHGKSTLADRLLELTGAIAKTKNNKQVLDKLQVERERGITVKAQTASLFYNHEGKQYLLNLIDTPGHVDFSYEVSRSLSACQGVLLVVDANEGIQAQTVANFFLAFEAQLSIIPVINKIDLKNADPERVEKQIEKVFDIPGDECIKISAKLGTNVESVLDAVIKRIPFPKAHCRNPLRALVFDSTFDQYRGVIANVALFDGVVSKGDKIVSAHTQKTYEVNEVGVLNPNEQPTHKLYAGQVGYLIAGMKDVTEAQIGDTLYLHKQPVEPLPGFKSAKPMVFAGVYPIDQSEYNNLKSAIEKLTLNDSSVTVHRDSSLALGAGWRLGFLGLLHMEVFNQRLEQEYHASVILTTPTVPYKAVLSSAKLIKEYREKEITIINPAQFPDKSKVTEYLEPVVLGTIITPDEYTGKIMMLCQARRAVQKNMMFIDQNRVMLKYLFPLNEIVVDFYDSLKSLSSGYASFDYEDAGYQTAELVKMDILLNGNIVEELVTVVHKDKAYSVGKAICERLKDSLPRQLFEIAIQAALGSKIIARETVKAYRKNVLAKCYGGDITRKMKLLKRQAEGKKKLRKVGNVEVPKDAFIKVLKTQTDK comes from the exons ATGTCTTGTTTTCCTGTTGAAAACATTAGAAATTTCAGTATCGTTGCACATGTGGATCATGGCAAAAGTACTTTAGCAGACAGGCTCCTGGAACTAAcag GGGCAAttgctaaaacaaaaaataataaacaagttCTTGATAAATTGCAAGTGGAACGAGAAAGAGGAATCACTGTTAAAGCACAGACAGCATCTCTTTTCTATAACCATGAAGGAAAGCAGTATCTTTTAAATCTTATCGATACACCG gGTCATGTTGATTTTAGTTATGAAGTATCCAGGTCACTCTCTGCTTGCCAAGGTGTTTTACTTGTGGTTGATGCAAATGAG GGTATTCAAGCCCAAACGGTAGCCAACTTCTTTCTTGCCTTTGAAGCACAGCTATCAATAATTCCAGTTATAAACAAG atagaTCTGAAGAATGCTGATCCTGAAAGGGTTGAAAAGCAAATTGAGAAGGTGTTTGATATTCCAGGTGATGAATGTAttaag ATTTCTGCTAAACTTGGAACGAATGTTGAAAGTGTTCTTGATGCAGTCATCAAAAGGATACCCTT tcCTAAAGCACATTGCAGAAATCCCCTGAGAGCTTTGGTATTTGACTCCACCTTTGACCAGTATAGGGGTGTGATTGCCAATGTAGCATTATTTGATGGAGTGGTTTCGAAAGGAGATAAAATTGTATCTGCACACACTCAAAAGACATATGAAGTTAATGAAGTAGGAGTCCTGAATCCTAATGAGCAGCCAACTCATAAACT atatGCAGGACAGGTGGGCTATCTGATTGCTGGGATGAAAGATGTCACTGAAGCACAAATAGGAGATACATTATATTTACATAAACAACCAGTGGAACCCTTGCCTGGGTTTAAATCAGCGAAGCCAATGGTATTTGCAG GAGTGTACCCTATAGACCAATCTGAATATAATAACCTGAAGAGTGCCATAGAAAAACTGACACTAAATGATTCCAGTGTGACGGTTCATCGGGATAGTAGCCTTGCTCTAGGTGCTGGCTGGAG GTTAGGATTTCTTGGACTTTTGCATATGGAAGTTTTCAACCAGCGACTAGAACAGGAATATCATGCTTCTGTTATTTTGACAACCCCTACTGTTCCATATAAGGCTGTTCTTTCATCAGCAAAATTGATAAAG gaatacagagaaaaggaaattacaaTAATCAATCCTGCACAGTTCCCTGATAAGTCAAAAGTAACAGAATATTTGGAGCCAGTTGTTTTGGGCACCATTATCACACCAGATGAATATACTGGGAAAATAATGATGCTTTGCCAG gCTCGAAGAGCAGTTCAGAAGAATATGATGTTTATTGATCAAAATAGAGTAATGCTTAAATATCTCTTCCCTTTGAATGAAATTGTGGTGGATTTTTATGATTCTTTGAAATCTCTGTCTTCAGGATATGCTAG ttttGATTACGAAGATGCAGGCTACCAGACTGCAGAACTTGTAAAAATGGATATTCTACTGAATGGAAATATTGTAGAAGAGCTAGTAACTGTTGTACACAA agATAAAGCATACTCTGTTGGCAAAGCCATATGTGAACGTCTGAAGGATTCTCTTCCTAGGCAGCTGTTTGAGATAGCAATTCAAGCTGCTCTTGGAAGTAAAATCATTGCAAGAGAAAC TGTGAAAGCCTATAGGAAAAATGTTTTGGCAAAATGT tatGGTGGTGATATTACCCGAAAAATGAAGCTTTTGAAGAgacaagcagaaggaaagaaaaaactcagGAAAGTTGGCAATGTTGAAGTTCCAAAAGATGCTTTTATAAAAGTTCTGAAAACACAAACTGATAAATAA